In a genomic window of Primulina huaijiensis isolate GDHJ02 chromosome 10, ASM1229523v2, whole genome shotgun sequence:
- the LOC140986635 gene encoding uncharacterized protein has product MRGFEARKASKSREDNEYSVTNWLMLRFRPIAPKPIAGDRQISGCAVDQSRLNGFAKTAGRTKRKYVRVRGRQNKQLVTRKTSDGEKSGVEDESQEKDKVTLQLLPAPERSEDRDNYSFGTISFQKRQENTSIFMYRDSDPSSKLCNSVVNHKVVDSRAVTAGRAPSVAETWIIVECVTEAYADTAAGLGLGFSDREKIDNLEIDACPGFVSDCTNKVVWMNEACRKMIQSGEEDATAVKLVVKEKLPHYWPSFACRVRLMQQGPKRSTTVVCDVWRMENEGFAWKLDVTTALGLRSFQ; this is encoded by the coding sequence ATGCGTGGTTTTGAGGCAAGAAAAGCTTCCAAATCGAGGGAGGATAATGAGTACTCGGTGACCAACTGGCTAATGCTGAGGTTCAGGCCAATTGCTCCCAAGCCAATCGCCGGAGATCGGCAGATATCCGGCTGCGCCGTGGATCAAAGCAGGCTAAACGGCTTCGCCAAAACTGCTGGAAGAACCAAGAGAAAGTACGTTAGAGTTCGGGGTAGGCAAAACAAGCAACTGGTGACGAGAAAAACTAGCGACGGAGAAAAATCAGGAGTCGAAGATGAATCCCAGGAAAAAGATAAGGTGACCCTTCAACTGCTACCGGCACCTGAGAGATCAGAAGATCGTGATAATTATTCTTTCGGTACCATAAGCTTTCAGAAAAGGCAGGAAAATACGTCGATATTCATGTATCGTGATTCAGATCCGTCGTCTAAGTTATGTAACAGCGTCGTAAATCACAAGGTTGTGGATTCCAGGGCCGTAACAGCCGGGCGAGCCCCCTCCGTGGCCGAAACGTGGATAATCGTGGAGTGTGTGACGGAAGCGTACGCAGACACTGCTGCgggattaggtttagggttttcgGACAGAGAAAAGATCGATAACCTGGAGATAGACGCGTGTCCCGGGTTCGTTTCGGACTGCACCAACAAGGTGGTGTGGATGAATGAAGCGTGCAGAAAGATGATCCAGAGCGGCGAAGAAGATGCGACGGCGGTGAAGTTGGTTGTGAAGGAGAAGCTTCCCCATTACTGGCCGTCGTTTGCATGTCGAGTGAGGTTGATGCAGCAGGGACCCAAGAGGTCGACAACTGTGGTATGCGACGTGTGGAGAATGGAAAACGAAGGGTTTGCATGGAAACTGGATGTAACCACTGCTCTGGGTTTAAGGTCTTTCCAATGA